A stretch of the Aegilops tauschii subsp. strangulata cultivar AL8/78 chromosome 4, Aet v6.0, whole genome shotgun sequence genome encodes the following:
- the LOC109733437 gene encoding ran-binding protein 1 homolog c has protein sequence MADPAEHREEEEEAAAAGEEEDTGAQIAPIVKLEEVAITTGEEDEDVLLDMKAKLYRFDKDGGQWKERGTGAVKLLKHKETAKVRLVMRQAKTLKICANHLVVATTKMQEHAGSDKSCVWHALDFADCELKEEMFAIRFGSVENCKKFKDLVDEIAEQQGKNEEKESEEVSSAAELVEKLTVVEVKKEEQTEKVETPAVDDKKDAEK, from the exons ATGGCCGATCCAGCGGAGCaccgcgaggaggaggaggaggccgcggcGGCCGGCGAGGAAGAGGACACCGGCGCCCAAATCGCTCCCATAGTGAAGCTCGAGGAGGTTGCCATCACAACCGGCGAAGAGGACGAGGACGTCCTCCTCGACAT GAAAGCGAAGCTCTACCGATTTGACAAGGACGGGGGCCAGTGGAAGGAGCGGGGCACGGGTGCCGTCAAGCTGCTCAAGCACAAGGAGACTGCCAAGGTCCGCCTCGTCATGCGACAGGCCAAGACCCTCAAGATCTGCGCCAATCACCTCG TTGTGGCCACGACGAAGATGCAGGAGCACGCTGGGAGCGACAAGTCGTGCGTGTGGCACGCTCTGGATTTTGCCGActgtgagctcaaggaggagatgTTCGCCATCCGCTTTGGATCCGTGGAGA ACTGCAAAAAATTCAAGGATCTTGTAGATGAGATTGCTGAGCAGCAAGGAAAGAATGAGGAGAAAGAAAGCGAGGAAGTCTCCTCTGCTGCCGAGTTGGTAGAGAAATTGACTGTGGTGGAGGTCAAAAAGGAGGAACAAACGGAGAAAGTGGAGACTCCTGCAGTAGATGATAAGAAGGATGCTGAAAAGTGA